One Prolixibacteraceae bacterium DNA segment encodes these proteins:
- a CDS encoding sulfatase has translation MNTRKKSTILIALLLLSFGAFCKKKKQRPNILFIMSDDHTSQAIGAYQSRLAPLNPTPTIDRLAKEGILFKNAFCTNSICTPSRACIMTGQYSQTNGVLDLAGKLPIKRQYLAQEMHQLGYETAVVGKWHLHQAPEAFDYYNVFYNQGSYFDPVLYEKNNYKKTQIKKNRHKVDSIRGHQYNGHSSDIVTNISLEWLENKRDPNKPFFLMHHFKAPHDMFEFNPKYNNYLENTVIPEPASMYYQANHGSIATRGINDSLIDIIGSSVGRRNIVRNMGQHMDIDKSLSDIEYKHEAYQEYLKRYLRCVKGVDDNVKRIFDYLEKHDLMEKTIIIYTGDQGFNLGEHDYIDKRWIYEESMRMPFLVRYPKMIKPNTKTQAIINNTDFAPTIIELAGGSVPSKMQGHSFKYILETGEEPEGWQQETYYRYWMHMAHNHCNPAHFGIRTKRYKLILFYGQNYKSQKRGSRSKKESLAQMNTPVAWEFYDLKEDPCEMDNRYKNPAYSDIIIELKQRLVKLRTDLNEKDKRYPLIEKSIKDHWND, from the coding sequence ATGAATACAAGAAAGAAGTCGACTATTCTTATCGCTCTTTTGCTCCTCTCTTTCGGAGCATTCTGTAAAAAAAAGAAGCAGCGTCCGAATATTCTATTTATCATGTCGGATGACCATACAAGCCAAGCTATTGGGGCGTATCAGAGCAGGCTTGCACCTTTGAACCCAACACCAACGATAGATAGATTAGCAAAAGAAGGCATATTGTTCAAGAATGCATTTTGTACGAACTCTATCTGTACTCCATCTCGAGCATGTATTATGACAGGTCAATACAGTCAAACCAATGGGGTCCTCGATTTAGCAGGAAAATTACCTATTAAAAGACAATATTTGGCTCAAGAAATGCATCAACTAGGCTACGAAACTGCAGTGGTCGGCAAATGGCATCTTCATCAAGCACCAGAAGCCTTTGATTACTACAATGTATTCTATAACCAAGGAAGTTACTTCGATCCTGTTCTTTATGAAAAGAACAACTACAAAAAAACACAAATCAAGAAGAATAGACACAAAGTCGATTCTATAAGAGGGCATCAATACAATGGACACTCTTCTGATATTGTTACTAATATCTCATTAGAGTGGTTGGAAAATAAAAGAGATCCGAATAAACCTTTTTTTCTGATGCACCATTTTAAGGCACCTCATGACATGTTTGAGTTTAACCCCAAATATAACAACTATCTAGAAAACACCGTCATTCCTGAACCTGCAAGTATGTACTATCAAGCAAACCACGGTTCAATCGCTACACGAGGGATCAACGACTCTTTAATAGACATCATAGGATCAAGTGTTGGACGTCGAAATATTGTTCGAAATATGGGACAACACATGGATATCGATAAATCCTTATCTGATATAGAATACAAACATGAAGCATATCAGGAGTATTTGAAACGATATCTACGTTGCGTGAAAGGAGTAGATGATAATGTAAAGAGAATCTTTGATTATCTAGAAAAACATGATTTAATGGAAAAAACGATCATCATCTATACTGGAGATCAAGGATTTAATTTAGGTGAGCATGATTATATAGATAAAAGATGGATTTACGAAGAGTCTATGAGAATGCCATTTTTAGTGCGTTATCCAAAAATGATCAAACCAAACACCAAAACTCAAGCAATCATTAACAATACTGATTTTGCTCCAACAATCATTGAGCTAGCAGGAGGTAGTGTCCCTTCGAAGATGCAAGGACACAGTTTTAAATATATCCTTGAAACAGGAGAAGAGCCAGAAGGATGGCAACAAGAAACTTACTATCGTTATTGGATGCATATGGCACACAATCATTGTAACCCTGCCCATTTTGGGATAAGAACTAAACGATATAAGTTGATTCTATTCTATGGACAAAATTATAAATCACAAAAAAGGGGATCACGATCGAAGAAAGAGAGCTTAGCCCAGATGAATACTCCTGTTGCATGGGAATTTTATGACCTCAAAGAAGATCCATGCGAAATGGATAATCGCTATAAAAATCCAGCATACAGCGATATCATTATCGAATTAAAACAACGGTTAGTGAAGTTAAGAACAGATCTAAATGAGAAGGATAAAAGATACCCTCTTATTGAAAAATCTATAAAGGATCATTGGAATGATTGA